The proteins below are encoded in one region of Stieleria sp. JC731:
- a CDS encoding rhomboid family intramembrane serine protease has product MTIPVFSAGDFRKVKELRLVLTAAGIPNQTVQRHGGWQLLVRPDDSDSAIAELQDYQAENTSRTVDVARRAEAPGAAWAALFYCFVVGSISVLAAPWGYGVRLADLGTSIAGNVTAGEWYRCFTALTLHLDMGHLASNLLFGSFFGFLLGRTYGGGLTWLLIVLSGFLGNLANAYFQAPEHQSIGASTAVFGAIGLMMMDAFRSYSRQESFRKWTPILGGIMLLSMLGVGGERTDVMAHVFGLIAGVIIGAAATTIPDSVRMNTKVQWLIGIAALGLISTAWCIA; this is encoded by the coding sequence ATGACAATTCCAGTCTTTAGCGCTGGCGACTTTCGGAAAGTGAAAGAGCTACGTTTGGTGCTGACCGCTGCGGGTATCCCAAACCAGACTGTCCAGCGTCATGGCGGTTGGCAGTTATTGGTACGTCCCGATGATAGCGATTCGGCAATTGCCGAATTACAGGACTATCAAGCCGAAAACACCAGCCGCACGGTCGATGTCGCTCGCCGTGCCGAAGCGCCCGGAGCTGCTTGGGCCGCACTGTTCTACTGCTTCGTTGTCGGTTCGATAAGCGTCTTGGCTGCCCCTTGGGGATATGGAGTTCGCCTCGCCGACCTCGGTACCTCGATCGCCGGAAATGTCACCGCAGGCGAATGGTATCGTTGTTTTACTGCGTTGACGTTGCATTTGGACATGGGGCACTTGGCTTCCAACCTTTTGTTCGGCAGTTTCTTTGGATTTTTGCTCGGTCGTACATACGGTGGCGGCCTGACCTGGCTGCTAATCGTGTTGTCAGGCTTTCTTGGCAATCTAGCCAACGCCTATTTCCAAGCACCGGAGCACCAATCGATTGGAGCATCAACGGCCGTCTTTGGCGCGATCGGTTTAATGATGATGGACGCGTTTCGATCCTATAGCCGCCAAGAGAGTTTTCGTAAGTGGACGCCCATTCTTGGTGGCATCATGTTACTTTCGATGCTTGGTGTCGGAGGCGAACGAACCGATGTGATGGCGCACGTGTTCGGATTAATCGCAGGTGTGATTATCGGAGCCGCCGCAACGACCATCCCTGATTCGGTTCGAATGAATACCAAGGTTCAGTGGCTGATCGGCATCGCCGCACTAGGCCTGATTTCGACAGCTTGGTGCATCGCCTAG
- a CDS encoding FHA domain-containing protein, with amino-acid sequence MKLIVHVVSGPARGRKIPVQAGERTRFGRSESADVCLHDPDMADVHFEIVYQGQSPQLRSIDAVLETLINDKPVAESVIANGDQIAAGQSRMSVSVVSAGGKLLEESESEAIGETSDPPLSLEELISKAQLSDNALQLANETPAISVPAYLDLLSQHALPIDAIKVIALYLPKVDAIRWASRCVSELQGTQRSETDKLAAECVEEWLAEASENTRCKAMELAEQLQYETPDACVAAAVGWNEGSMVSSDYAPVVPPPYLYARMISGALIKLVYAGGPSAVKQRADSIIELGSVE; translated from the coding sequence ATGAAGTTGATCGTTCACGTCGTCTCCGGACCTGCCCGCGGACGCAAGATACCAGTGCAAGCTGGTGAGCGGACTCGTTTCGGTCGTAGCGAATCCGCCGATGTCTGTTTGCATGATCCAGACATGGCTGATGTTCATTTTGAAATTGTATACCAGGGCCAGTCTCCGCAATTGCGGTCGATCGACGCCGTCCTAGAGACATTGATCAACGACAAGCCTGTCGCCGAATCCGTGATCGCCAACGGTGATCAGATTGCCGCTGGGCAAAGCCGGATGAGCGTGTCGGTCGTCAGCGCCGGAGGCAAACTGCTGGAAGAATCCGAGAGCGAGGCGATTGGGGAGACAAGCGATCCACCGCTGTCGCTCGAAGAACTGATCTCGAAAGCCCAGCTGAGTGATAATGCACTGCAACTCGCAAACGAAACGCCCGCGATTTCAGTACCTGCTTACCTGGATTTGCTAAGCCAGCATGCTTTGCCGATCGACGCTATCAAGGTTATCGCGTTGTATCTTCCAAAAGTCGATGCGATCCGTTGGGCAAGCCGCTGCGTTTCCGAGCTACAAGGGACGCAGCGTTCTGAAACGGACAAACTGGCTGCCGAATGTGTCGAAGAATGGCTCGCTGAAGCCAGTGAGAACACACGCTGCAAGGCGATGGAGCTTGCAGAGCAACTGCAATACGAAACGCCCGATGCATGTGTCGCCGCGGCGGTCGGATGGAATGAAGGTAGCATGGTCTCATCCGACTATGCGCCCGTTGTCCCGCCGCCGTATCTGTATGCCCGCATGATAAGCGGTGCATTGATCAAGCTGGTTTATGCCGGTGGGCCATCAGCCGTCAAGCAAAGGGCCGACAGCATCATCGAACTCGGCTCCGTCGAATGA
- a CDS encoding PGPGW domain-containing protein has product MSDHADFAGWVVFVSFIVFVGGMILVPWLIVRLPADYFIAPRRSYTDTLWRHPIFRWIALIAKNLFGVILLILGIAMLVLPGQGLLTIAVAIFLLDFPGKRKLERKLIERKAILNSANWLRKRAGVAPLVVTRPRANG; this is encoded by the coding sequence TTGTCCGATCACGCCGACTTCGCCGGTTGGGTTGTCTTTGTGTCGTTCATCGTTTTTGTCGGCGGAATGATTCTGGTTCCATGGCTAATCGTCAGGTTGCCTGCCGACTATTTCATTGCACCACGGCGTTCTTACACAGATACCCTGTGGCGACATCCAATCTTTCGGTGGATTGCTTTGATTGCCAAAAATCTTTTCGGAGTGATCTTGTTGATCTTGGGAATCGCCATGTTGGTTTTGCCAGGTCAGGGCTTATTGACCATCGCAGTTGCAATTTTTCTGCTGGACTTTCCTGGCAAACGGAAACTTGAGCGTAAATTGATCGAGCGAAAAGCAATTTTGAATTCTGCGAACTGGTTGCGAAAACGCGCCGGTGTCGCACCCTTGGTTGTCACTCGGCCCCGAGCAAACGGCTAA
- a CDS encoding DUF1552 domain-containing protein, which produces MSRLNDGRRRFLRDLGVGAAVLPFLGRLPSLNAAESGAAETIRDGKPVPAPKRLVIMFSPNGTLPSEFWPDEFDPNGRLALKPMLAALEPFRDQTLILKGINNQVGGDGDNHMRGMSCLLTARQLNPGNIQGGGHTPAGWASGISIDQEVRNHFQSSDSTQTRFGSLEFGVAVPDRADPWTRMCYAGSDRPVAPIDDPEQMFQKLYGGAQDRQTVSSILDHVRDDIAKVSKRLSTTDRQMLDQHLQNVRQLEREIEAAATEATLVHPEPEIDPNIELVNDNTPAISRMQIDLLVNSLANDMTRVATLQFMRSVGQARMRWLDIEEGHHSLSHEPDNDENAHQKLHRINSWFAGELAYLAKRLSEIPEPGRENESMLDNTQIVWLNELGKGNSHTLDNIPFLLVGGGSGFHTGRAIDFKGVAHNRLWLAIANGLGHHELKSFGSPEFCTDGPLDLVG; this is translated from the coding sequence ATGAGTCGACTTAATGATGGACGTCGTCGATTTCTGCGAGATCTAGGCGTGGGGGCTGCCGTGCTGCCATTCTTAGGACGCCTGCCAAGCCTGAATGCCGCTGAGTCCGGTGCGGCAGAGACGATCCGAGATGGCAAGCCAGTGCCTGCCCCGAAACGACTGGTGATTATGTTCTCGCCCAATGGGACGTTGCCCAGTGAGTTTTGGCCCGATGAGTTTGATCCCAACGGACGATTGGCGCTAAAGCCGATGTTGGCCGCTCTGGAACCGTTCCGGGACCAGACGTTAATCCTGAAAGGAATCAACAATCAAGTCGGTGGTGATGGCGACAACCATATGCGTGGCATGTCGTGTTTATTAACCGCTAGACAGCTTAATCCGGGTAATATCCAGGGTGGAGGCCATACGCCGGCGGGTTGGGCGAGCGGAATCTCGATCGATCAAGAGGTCCGAAATCATTTTCAATCCAGCGACTCCACACAAACCCGATTTGGATCTTTGGAATTCGGAGTCGCTGTACCCGATCGCGCAGACCCATGGACGCGGATGTGTTACGCCGGAAGCGATCGGCCTGTCGCTCCGATAGATGATCCGGAGCAGATGTTTCAGAAACTCTACGGCGGTGCTCAAGATCGTCAGACGGTTTCCAGCATTCTTGATCACGTCCGTGATGACATTGCCAAGGTGTCGAAACGTCTAAGTACAACCGATCGGCAGATGCTTGATCAGCATCTTCAAAACGTCCGCCAACTTGAACGTGAAATCGAAGCGGCCGCGACAGAAGCGACACTGGTCCACCCCGAACCGGAAATTGACCCAAACATCGAATTGGTTAATGACAATACCCCAGCGATCAGTCGTATGCAGATTGATTTGCTGGTCAACAGCCTCGCCAATGACATGACTCGGGTGGCAACACTGCAATTTATGCGGTCCGTTGGTCAGGCCCGAATGCGTTGGTTGGACATTGAAGAAGGGCATCACTCGTTGTCACACGAACCTGACAACGACGAGAACGCTCATCAAAAGCTTCATCGAATCAATTCTTGGTTCGCTGGCGAGCTTGCCTATCTGGCCAAAAGGCTTTCTGAAATCCCCGAGCCCGGTCGGGAAAACGAATCGATGTTGGACAACACTCAAATTGTTTGGCTAAACGAGCTGGGCAAAGGGAATTCGCACACCCTGGATAACATCCCGTTTCTTCTCGTCGGCGGCGGAAGTGGATTCCATACCGGGCGTGCGATTGACTTTAAGGGGGTCGCACACAATCGGTTGTGGTTAGCAATCGCTAACGGTCTAGGACATCACGAATTGAAGTCTTTCGGTTCACCGGAATTCTGCACCGATGGGCCCCTGGACTTGGTTGGCTAG
- a CDS encoding exopolyphosphatase has translation MTDTNQKYRLLTRSDFDGLVCALLLKELDILGDIKFVHPKDMQDGVVEVTENDILTNLPYVPGCHLCFDHHSSEELRNEGIQPDNYVLSTNADSAARVVYDHFGGRERFPAISEEMMTAVDKADAAKFSADEIKNPQGWPLLSFLMDARTGLGRFHTFRVSNYQLMMDLIDCCRDLDIEDILLLPDVRERVELYREHQQLAVNQIKECASVHGNLVMLDLRDEETIYATNRFTVYALYPQCNISIHVLWGKQKQNTVFTIGKSILDRSCTTDVGELCLKYGGGGHEAAGTCQVEHGDAERVSQELIDQINSDQQSAVPATV, from the coding sequence ATGACCGACACCAATCAAAAGTACCGTTTGCTGACACGAAGCGATTTCGACGGCCTTGTCTGTGCCTTGCTATTGAAGGAACTGGACATCCTTGGCGATATCAAGTTCGTGCACCCAAAGGATATGCAAGATGGTGTTGTCGAAGTCACCGAAAATGACATCCTGACAAACTTGCCGTATGTCCCAGGATGCCACTTGTGCTTCGACCACCACTCCAGTGAGGAGCTCCGAAACGAAGGCATCCAACCGGACAACTACGTTCTCTCGACCAATGCCGATTCGGCAGCAAGAGTCGTCTATGACCATTTCGGCGGACGTGAAAGATTCCCAGCGATCAGCGAAGAAATGATGACAGCGGTGGACAAGGCTGACGCCGCCAAATTCTCTGCCGACGAAATCAAGAACCCTCAGGGTTGGCCACTGCTTTCGTTCCTGATGGACGCTCGCACCGGACTCGGACGATTCCATACGTTCCGAGTGTCCAACTACCAACTTATGATGGACTTGATCGATTGCTGCCGCGATTTAGACATCGAAGACATTCTATTGCTACCCGATGTTCGTGAACGGGTCGAACTGTATCGCGAACACCAGCAGTTGGCGGTCAATCAGATCAAAGAGTGCGCTAGCGTTCACGGCAATCTGGTCATGCTTGATTTGCGCGACGAAGAAACGATCTACGCGACAAACCGATTCACCGTGTACGCACTTTATCCCCAGTGCAATATCTCGATCCATGTGCTTTGGGGAAAACAAAAACAGAACACAGTGTTCACGATCGGAAAATCGATTTTGGACCGTTCCTGCACAACCGACGTCGGCGAACTTTGCCTGAAATACGGTGGTGGTGGACACGAAGCAGCAGGCACTTGCCAAGTCGAACATGGTGACGCCGAGCGAGTGTCACAAGAGTTGATCGACCAAATTAACTCGGACCAGCAGTCAGCCGTACCTGCGACGGTTTAG
- a CDS encoding DUF1592 domain-containing protein, which translates to MRRSICSPTHVFRFVSLWVIGFAVLASSTTQADEQVQRERSFDVQAIYKEKCLRCHGDHGQGTSEGYSKPLDTSQSVEALTKVIAETMPEEDPESCVGEEAKALAHFILETFEGSKGELNSPGITRLTVAQYRNSIADLLGQFTPQPSNENQTDRRRRSRRDGNGVPGLRGEYYQSEGMNKAQRLAHYRSDTRIDFDFGRDAPVPSLTADQFAIIWQGSLRADHTGEYAFRLTTQNGARLYLNFDPRPNTGSLRDDRSSGDNEAFIDDWVGSGKVRTKSASMFLLGGRDYPIRLEFFKYLEDAAQIKLEWKPPHGTWSVLDFNHVTTESSPRTYACDVPFPADDRSLGFERGSHVSPQWQSAVMAGAVQTAAEVISRLPLLSGTAESGDRDEKILRFVQRFAEVAFRRTIEPEEAELLRSITLANPDDLESGVRKSVVLILMSPHFLYPDLTSLGDEPSQLVVASRLSFAMWDSIPDAELIEAAKAGKLNQREGIEDQARRMLQDPRAKAKIRRFFGLWLEIEERDLSKDRALFPEFDEQVVADLRRSLELFIDSVVWSRRSDYRELLLADHLMLNERLSELYFERQNDSDGKLSGEEIKQRAREREFASSFQPVDFDAAERSGILTHPYLLSVLAYHNNTSPIHRGVFLTRNIVGRALSPPPNAIAFKDDEFPDDLTMREKVTLLTQDSACMSCHSVINPLGFTLESYDAVGRWRVSENEKPIDTESNYVTQSGEVLKLGSARDVAEFAVKSPSAHRAFITHLYEHMLQQSAHEAGEEQLEQLTQSFAADDFNIQKLCARLAVLATQKASPRSNHLTENSQ; encoded by the coding sequence ATGAGACGCTCGATTTGCTCGCCGACTCATGTCTTCCGTTTCGTGTCGCTGTGGGTGATTGGTTTCGCAGTCCTTGCGTCTTCGACGACTCAAGCGGATGAACAAGTCCAGCGCGAACGCTCTTTCGACGTTCAAGCCATCTACAAAGAAAAATGTCTTCGTTGTCACGGGGATCATGGCCAGGGCACAAGCGAAGGCTATTCAAAGCCTCTTGATACTTCACAGTCCGTCGAAGCATTGACCAAAGTCATCGCCGAAACAATGCCCGAAGAAGACCCGGAGAGTTGCGTTGGTGAGGAAGCAAAAGCACTGGCACATTTCATCCTCGAAACTTTCGAGGGTTCCAAAGGGGAATTGAACTCCCCAGGAATCACGCGTCTGACCGTCGCCCAATATCGAAATTCGATCGCTGATCTATTGGGACAGTTCACTCCTCAGCCGAGCAACGAAAACCAAACCGATCGACGGCGACGATCGCGTCGCGATGGGAACGGAGTACCGGGGCTGCGCGGCGAATACTATCAATCCGAAGGGATGAACAAAGCCCAGCGTCTGGCTCACTATCGAAGTGACACTCGAATCGATTTTGACTTTGGAAGGGACGCTCCTGTTCCCAGTTTGACCGCAGACCAATTCGCCATTATCTGGCAAGGCAGCTTACGCGCCGATCATACCGGTGAATATGCCTTTCGGCTGACAACGCAAAACGGAGCTCGTCTGTACCTTAACTTTGATCCGCGTCCAAACACGGGGTCATTGCGTGACGACCGTTCATCGGGTGACAACGAAGCCTTCATTGACGATTGGGTCGGATCTGGAAAGGTGCGGACAAAGTCAGCAAGCATGTTTCTGCTCGGCGGACGTGACTACCCAATTCGATTGGAGTTCTTCAAATACCTTGAGGACGCCGCACAAATCAAATTGGAATGGAAGCCACCGCATGGCACTTGGTCAGTTTTGGACTTCAACCATGTGACAACGGAGTCTTCGCCAAGAACCTATGCCTGTGATGTCCCTTTTCCAGCGGATGACCGAAGCTTGGGCTTTGAACGTGGAAGTCACGTTTCACCACAATGGCAATCGGCAGTCATGGCTGGAGCCGTGCAAACGGCAGCTGAGGTGATAAGTCGTTTGCCGTTGCTGTCTGGAACCGCCGAAAGCGGCGATCGCGATGAGAAGATTTTACGATTCGTGCAGCGATTCGCGGAAGTGGCGTTTCGGCGGACGATTGAGCCCGAGGAGGCCGAGCTACTGCGGTCGATCACGCTGGCAAACCCCGATGACTTGGAGTCAGGCGTTCGCAAATCGGTGGTGTTGATCTTGATGTCGCCTCACTTCCTGTATCCTGATCTGACGAGTCTTGGTGACGAACCATCACAACTGGTCGTTGCTTCGCGGTTGTCGTTTGCGATGTGGGACAGCATCCCAGACGCGGAATTAATCGAGGCTGCGAAGGCTGGAAAGTTGAATCAGCGAGAAGGCATCGAAGATCAAGCGAGAAGGATGCTGCAAGATCCGAGAGCGAAAGCGAAGATCCGGCGTTTTTTCGGTCTGTGGTTGGAGATCGAAGAACGAGATCTTTCAAAAGACCGGGCTTTGTTTCCAGAATTTGACGAACAAGTTGTCGCTGATTTACGGCGATCTTTGGAGCTGTTCATTGATAGCGTTGTTTGGAGCCGCCGATCGGACTACCGCGAATTGTTGCTCGCAGACCATCTGATGTTGAACGAACGATTGTCGGAACTCTATTTCGAGCGACAGAATGATTCGGATGGGAAATTGTCTGGTGAGGAGATCAAGCAGCGCGCAAGAGAACGTGAGTTCGCTTCGTCGTTTCAACCCGTGGATTTCGATGCTGCTGAGCGATCGGGAATTTTAACGCATCCCTATCTATTGAGCGTCTTGGCGTATCACAACAACACCTCGCCGATTCACCGTGGTGTTTTCTTAACACGCAACATCGTCGGACGCGCGTTAAGTCCACCTCCAAACGCGATCGCGTTTAAGGACGATGAATTCCCGGATGACTTAACGATGCGTGAAAAAGTGACGTTGCTGACTCAGGACTCCGCATGCATGTCTTGCCACAGTGTTATCAATCCGCTGGGTTTTACGCTCGAAAGCTACGACGCAGTGGGGCGATGGAGAGTTTCTGAAAATGAGAAACCGATCGACACCGAAAGCAACTATGTCACACAATCGGGTGAGGTATTGAAGCTCGGGAGTGCCAGGGATGTAGCCGAATTCGCAGTCAAAAGTCCTTCCGCCCATCGAGCGTTTATCACACATCTTTACGAACACATGCTTCAGCAAAGTGCCCACGAAGCGGGCGAAGAACAGCTAGAGCAGCTGACACAATCCTTTGCCGCAGATGATTTCAATATTCAGAAACTTTGTGCCCGGCTTGCTGTCCTGGCAACCCAAAAGGCATCGCCCCGGTCCAACCATTTGACGGAGAATTCACAATGA
- a CDS encoding phosphoadenylyl-sulfate reductase, giving the protein MLPVLPPGDSGEPQDDGPQGALAADPPLHPTEDFLAELADSSAMLETATPQEILQWAVKRFAPRFSMATAFGPEGMTIIHMLSEIAPETPIFNLETGYQFQETLDLRERVKERYGIEVEYKYPAVSVEEYEAANGGPVYKTDPNRCCGDRKLSVLKQAAKGLHAWASAIRRDQSPDRAKAPIVGWDKKFQLVKISPLANWTKKDVWNLIINNDIPYNPLHDQGYPSVGCWPCTRAVQLGEDERAGRWSGFQKTECGLHN; this is encoded by the coding sequence ATGTTGCCGGTCCTACCACCTGGCGATTCTGGCGAACCTCAAGACGATGGGCCTCAGGGGGCTCTTGCGGCCGATCCACCGCTGCACCCAACCGAAGACTTTCTAGCTGAGTTGGCAGATTCCAGTGCGATGCTGGAAACTGCAACGCCTCAGGAGATCTTGCAGTGGGCGGTCAAGCGATTTGCTCCGCGGTTTTCGATGGCGACCGCGTTCGGGCCCGAGGGCATGACCATCATTCATATGCTCAGTGAAATTGCCCCGGAAACACCGATTTTTAATCTGGAAACTGGGTACCAGTTCCAGGAAACGCTAGACCTGCGTGAGCGGGTCAAAGAACGATATGGCATTGAGGTCGAATACAAGTACCCAGCCGTCTCGGTCGAAGAATACGAAGCCGCCAATGGCGGTCCTGTTTACAAAACCGATCCCAACCGTTGCTGTGGTGATCGCAAGTTGAGTGTCCTTAAACAGGCAGCGAAAGGCTTACATGCGTGGGCGAGTGCGATTCGTCGGGACCAAAGTCCGGACCGAGCGAAGGCCCCGATCGTTGGGTGGGACAAGAAGTTTCAGCTTGTCAAAATCAGTCCCTTGGCCAATTGGACCAAGAAAGACGTTTGGAATCTGATCATCAACAACGACATCCCGTACAACCCTTTGCATGATCAGGGTTACCCAAGTGTCGGATGCTGGCCCTGCACCCGTGCGGTGCAGTTGGGGGAGGATGAACGGGCCGGGAGAT
- a CDS encoding HEAT repeat domain-containing protein encodes MSTAESNRICSTRRRRVRNVSRRLTVFVSILTFASSPFGSLSADTVEVSGGASVDGKILSEGDDGRRPVVIEVDNDLKVAVPRSRVRKTVHDSDEDLLWYQTERAKLPENADAHYEFARQCKGRRLHLQCDYHFRRAIEIDPNHSKARAGLDYVRDGNTWIRFEDQQRQRGLMMTSKGWQVPEVYMKLEAQDEARSEIKRLTTQLTKLRTAVLRNNKRSAEALEEIKSINDPLAAHAFAEALKETRGNTNESPSLRRLYLDKLASFKTTPAVAALVECGMFEPDSAIRGEALHHLQSYGAPSAVATYLNVVRNSKTKPAEVTMALRGLTYFPDPELWEDYVEALNTQYRTIIAPGPGMQVGRDSSGGMGMNMGSKPQEKIDNQQNPDALALLKEIAPEADFRYDEARWRLYFAEKLMGQVSDLRRDP; translated from the coding sequence ATGAGCACTGCTGAATCGAATCGAATTTGTTCGACGCGTCGACGCAGGGTTCGCAATGTTTCGCGTCGGCTCACAGTTTTTGTTTCGATACTGACGTTCGCCTCGTCTCCCTTCGGATCACTTTCAGCGGACACGGTCGAAGTCAGCGGCGGTGCTTCTGTCGACGGAAAAATCCTCAGCGAAGGCGACGATGGGCGACGTCCCGTCGTGATCGAAGTCGACAACGATCTAAAAGTTGCCGTGCCAAGAAGCCGCGTCCGCAAAACTGTCCATGACAGCGACGAAGATCTGTTGTGGTATCAGACCGAGCGGGCCAAACTTCCTGAAAACGCTGATGCCCACTACGAGTTTGCCAGACAATGCAAAGGACGACGGCTCCATCTTCAGTGCGATTATCACTTTCGACGCGCAATCGAAATCGATCCGAACCATAGCAAAGCTCGTGCGGGATTGGACTATGTTCGCGATGGGAACACGTGGATCCGATTCGAAGATCAGCAGCGGCAGCGTGGCCTGATGATGACTTCCAAGGGATGGCAAGTCCCCGAGGTCTACATGAAGCTTGAAGCTCAGGACGAAGCGAGAAGTGAAATCAAGCGGCTAACAACTCAGTTGACCAAGCTACGGACGGCTGTTCTTCGCAACAACAAACGATCAGCCGAAGCCCTCGAAGAAATCAAATCGATCAACGATCCACTTGCCGCCCACGCATTCGCAGAAGCATTGAAAGAGACCCGCGGCAATACGAATGAGTCTCCATCGCTTCGCCGGCTTTACCTCGACAAGCTCGCCTCTTTTAAGACGACGCCAGCCGTTGCGGCCTTGGTCGAATGTGGCATGTTCGAACCCGACAGCGCGATCCGTGGTGAAGCCTTGCACCACCTGCAAAGCTATGGTGCACCTTCAGCAGTAGCGACTTATTTGAACGTCGTGCGTAACTCCAAGACGAAACCGGCCGAGGTGACGATGGCGCTACGCGGGTTGACTTATTTCCCCGATCCAGAACTGTGGGAAGATTACGTCGAAGCCTTAAACACCCAGTACAGAACCATCATCGCACCGGGACCTGGCATGCAAGTCGGTCGCGATAGTTCCGGCGGCATGGGCATGAACATGGGAAGTAAACCGCAAGAGAAAATTGATAATCAGCAAAATCCAGATGCCCTTGCGCTCCTAAAGGAGATCGCCCCAGAAGCAGACTTTCGCTACGACGAAGCGAGATGGAGACTTTACTTTGCGGAGAAGCTGATGGGGCAAGTTTCCGATTTGCGGAGAGATCCCTAG